In the Sorghum bicolor cultivar BTx623 chromosome 4, Sorghum_bicolor_NCBIv3, whole genome shotgun sequence genome, GTGTTCTGAGTTCCCGGCCAACTCCGGCTGATCGATCAGATTGTTGAGTCATAAAATGGGAGAAGCTCCTCCATTTCCATAGTGGTAACTATCTTTGGGGTGATGCTGATGCAGCCAGGTTAAAACATACGACGCCAGGTAAATGGAGCTGTATGCCAGAGCACAAGGCGCCTCCTCTGCGCTGGCATGCCAGATTTAACCACATGCATTCATCCGTGCTTCTCGCCACCCCTCCCCTGGCCTGGCAACGAACCAAGGAAGCACGCCAACCAGAACACGAGTTCGTTAATTAACCGCCATACCGTTACCATCTTGAGGCTGGTTTAAAACCGAGCCCTCCTCCGCCTCTCCTCTCTCCAAGCCCAGCCCCAGCTGCCGTCCCGCGCCTCCGTTTGCGGCGTGACGACGACAGCTCCCTGGACCGGCCCGCGCGCGCGTGCCATACGTGCCACCAGGGACGTACGACGCCGGCCGGCCGAGATGGAGTTCACGTCGTCCTACTTCCACGCCTTCGGCAACCCCGACTTCGCGGCGGTGTTCTCGGGCGGCAGCGCGCAGGCCCACCGGCCGCGGCGCTCCACCGACGGCAGCGCGAAGGCGGCGGAGGACGGCAGGAGCCCCACATCGGCCACGGCGAGGCGCGCGCCGTCCATGTTCTGCGTCCCCGACACGGAGGCCGAGGAGCCCAACAGCTTCCTGGACGAGTGCACCCTCTGCCGCAAGGCGCTCTGCGGCGACATCTTCATGTACAGGTCGGCTCCATTGCATGCATGCCTACGCGTGtacattgattgattgattattgCGGCGGTGAATTGAAGGAGAGGATTATTAACAAACACACACTCGATCGGTCGGATGGATGGAGCAGAGGGGACACGCCGTTCTGCAGCGACGATTGCAGGAGGGAGCAGATCGAGATGGACCGCATCAGGCACCGGAGGAAGAAGCAGCAGGCCCTCGTAGCGGCGCAGCagcaagcggcggcggcggcgatggcgcAGAGGGACCAGCGTACCCAGCGGCAGCTTCAGCCACAGCACTAGACGGAGGAGCTCGCGCGGCGGAAGCTTCTTCACATACACCGGTTCCGGGCTTGCTCGTCCCAACGTACCAAGGGATGGCGAATGAGGAATTCTTGCACGTTGCTAGTACTAGACAAGGATTCTCCTCGATCGTAAGGACCAAGTAGCCACGACCCTAGCTTGTTTGCGTCTGTATCCGACGCGAAACAACGAAGTGAGCGGAGGTTTTTCGTGTCCTGCAATTACATGAGCAATCCAAGCCTTGCTCGTTTTTTGTTTGGCTCCTGAGTCCTGATTAAAATTGGGGCCATTGGAGCTACTAAACGAGCTCTTTTCTCTATCAAATCCGTGCCTTTTGTAATCTTTTAGAGGATTGCAtgcattttttctaaaaaagatGCGAAAACATCTGCCGTTGCATTATTAAAATAGGTGAGAGATGAGCTAATTTGcaagaagaaaataaataaaaaacacaGAGACGCTTCTTTCCCCACGCGTGTGTGGAGACTCTTCAGCACAcacaaaaagacaaaaaaattacacataaactaaggtcttgtttagttcgcaaaaattttggtttttttggccactgtagcactttcgtttttatttgacaaacattgtctaatcacggaataactagactcaaaagatttatctcacaaattacagaaaaactgtgtaattagtttttatttttcgtctatatttaatgcttcatgcatgtgaccaaagattcgatatgatggggaatcttgaaaatttttgtgaactaTGGCCTCGCTGCCGCTCAAAGATGAAGCAAGTGGTGGCGTCATGGTCATGGGTTTGTGATTTAGGGGTTTCTATTCTCTCTCCATGCTTAGAAGGGGTTACTGGACCAGCGACGGTCATAGTCATgatgggggtgggggtggggcaCCGCCAGAGGCCGATTAGAAAGTGCTAGTGGCGAGGCTTCCACCAGAGAAGAAAAGAGGGAGCTTGGGAGGTGGTGAAGGCGGGGGCACTCACGCCATATCTAGAGGAGAAGCTCATGTTAGGAATGATCGTGTTCAAGGACGACGGCGTGATGTCTACACCCCCGGAACTAAGCAGGGTGGATCTGCGAGGGTGCGCGAGAGAAAGTGAAGAGAAAATGTACGAACAGGTTGTACCCCACTTGCGTTTGTACCCAATAGTAGAGTCCAAAGAATTTATGACAATAAATATCATGAGAAAGTATTTCTAAACATAAATTCAATGATATTGCCACTGTTAtactataaaaaaataatattactTAAGGGCCATTTTGATCTCTTTATTTTGGAGGAATAGGAATCTAGTTAATGGATTAGGTTATTTGGCTTGAAATTTGATATTCCACAACCTTTTCAAATTCACATATAAGCCTATGTGAAATTTATAGTGTGAGAAATATAAATTGACTCTATAAATTACCATATTACTTTTCAACTTATAGCACGTTTTTAACTCGTGGCTAATAATAATATACAAATATAATCCATATGGAGCTATATTAGCTTAATTAATTTATGtctaaattattattattattattattattattattattattattattattattattattattattattattattattattattattattattattattaaaatgATTTAGTTTCAAGAATTGAAACGGGCTTTTAGACTAATTGTTGGTTAAAAGATAATAAAATGTAAACTTTGAAACAGTACGGTATTTTTGTACTTGCTAGAGTGCTGCCTGCTGGGCATGCCAGGACTGAATTGATTGGAACAAGTGACAACGAAGCGCGAAGAAAATACCGGGTCCCGAGAGGAGTCCAGCCGGCCTCGCGATTCCGTCTCTGCACGTGGAACCAAACCGTGCATTTCTCCGGGGGCTGAGGAATCCAGGAGAACTGATTTGATGGGTTCCTTTGAGCTGAAGTAGAGTCACTGATGCTAATTTGGCTGTTGTTTAGGCGGTAGTAGCTGTCATGGCAGTCTACGGAGCAGAGGCGAAGCTACGACGTGGTAGCTATTAGAAACATATTTTCACTATAGTTATAGATTAAAATTTTACATCTATAAAAGAGAGATATTCTCATCTATTTCTCTCTAACTTTGCCATTGCTACGGAGTATGTAAGGCTGTGTTTAGTTTTTGAAGAGAATTttcacgacactgtagcatttttgtttgtttgtgataattattgtctaattctagactaactaggttcaaaaaatttgtctcgtaaattctgACTGAAGTGTGCCATTAGTTTTTATttgtgtctatatttaatactatatgtatgcgtctaaaaattcgatgtgacgaaaaatctttaaaaaaattagGTTTTGAGGtgtaagtaaacaaggcctaatatatCGTCCAATGAGCCGCCGAAACGAACACTGCCGGCTCGTACAAGTCAACGAAACAAGTCCATCAACCATGCATGCAAAAGCACTTGCCACAGAAAGATCTTTGAGAAGTGCTAGAGAAGTGACGCCCCAGAGTCCAGACCGGGCCGTGGAATGGATCGGCCGGTCCTGATGGAGTCGTGGGTCAAGGTCTTCTCTTCTCAGCGTTTCGGGAATTCAGGGCACAGTGCAAAGCCGGCTGATGTTTCGATCGATTCGAGTAGCTCAACTACTCAAGAAAATGCCTCCATTGACTGCAAAGTCTGAAAGTCTCTTGCGGACTTGCGGTCCATGTCGCACTCGCACCGAACGCTGACGAATCTGTGCCTCTCTTTCCGCTCAGGTTTTGTTTGGATgtcggattcacttcaatccatgaGTATTCGTGTAGATTGGGgtagaatttagttcaagttccactcagATCCACCtcaatacatgtggattgatgtgaacaTCCAAATACGACCTCAAGTGCGGCGTGGTGCCGTCAGAAGTCCTCCCGAAAAATTCACGGGCAAGTTGATGAATCTCAGTTGACTAGGGacagatcaaatagctagccaTTCAAAAAAATAACTAGTTCGTATAATGTTTTAGAAATAATTTTTTATAGCTCACATAACTCTTCACCTGTaatcttttttattatttcaaAGCTATATGAAAGTTGTCACTGGGATGCCCCGAAACGGCAGGCATAGCACACTGAAAAACAAAAAGGCGTCAGGGAGCTCCACCTCCAAGCAGGGCTTTCGCATGAGAATGAAATCTTGTACCAAAAGCTTCGGCGCTCGGTTTTTTTGGTAGATGAAATTAAAGTTTGTGCTAGGTTAAATTTCTCTAGCTTCCAATGTGTTTTTGTTAAGAGAGTATATAATGGTGTCGCTCATGAGCTGTTAGGTCTAGGTTATTTCTGCACTGAGGGAGAGGGGCTCATATCGGCCTCCTTACCTGAAAGTGTCACTGTAATGGTTGCTAACGATTTGTTAGCTGTTGATTAATGGAAGAAAAACccaattttaaaaaaaagaaatcttGTACCAGTTGCGCGATCGAGCTCTTCAGGCCTTGAGGACTTGTTTagtacaaatattgtttaattatagagtaactaagttcaaaaaattcatctaataaattacagataaattatataattaggtattatttttatatatatttaatgttttatgcatacgtcataaaatttgatgtgatgcaaaattttaatttttttataattttttttttgaaacaaaacaagccttagttcaccccaaaaattaaaaaaaattaagattttctgtcacattaaatctttataattaaacaatatttttaaataaaaataaaagtattataatatcaaaattcaaaaaaatctaAATAAAACCTCAAGTCTTCGAGACTTCGGCCTTTTTTAGttgaccctgaaaaccaaaaagtttttcaagattccccgtcacatcgaatcttgtggcacatgcatgaaacattaaatatagacgaaaacaaaaactaattacacagtttagctgtaaatcacgagacgaatcttttgattctagttagtccatgattggataatatttatcacaaacaaacgaaagtgctacagtaccgaaaacttttcacttttcggaactaaacaaggccttccatTTTGTATGCGTGCCTTGCACGGCTGCTGTGATCCCACGGACGGACACGACCACACGAGGCATACTTGACGAGAAGATTCGTCGCCAGTCCGCCGAGCCGTCATCTCCCCAAACCGCCCAGATCTCGCTGGCAAGTGGGGCCAACTACTGCCAGGGGCCCACGCGACACCGTGACAGTTCTCCCGAGAAAGGAAAGAGCTGGAGGGCAGCAAGTGGACGAATGGCAAGCGTGGGACCCGCGGATCCGCCACCTCGGCCGTGACCAGCGCGCCGGCCTCCAGTCCCTCCACCCCCCACGCAtgctgacaggtggggccctAGCGACCTCCACGCGGTTCCTTCGTCCTGGCTGCTGCTGCCTCCGGCATTATTAAACGGCAGCTGCTCCTCCCAACCTTGCCTTGCCTCCCCACCAAGCATCATCACGCATTTGACGAATCGCAGCAGAATCGCAGGAAAAcacacaaaaaagaaaaaaaaaaagagcacgGCGATTTGCAGCTGCAGCCTGCACAGACGAGGAGGAAGAGAAGCTCGCGATCGTCTCGTCTCGATCGCCGGGTGTAGTGCGGGCCGGCCGTGTAGCGCGGCCGCGCGCTGTGCGTGAGGAGAGCCGGATCCGGATTGCTCGCTAGCCGGTGGCGGCGCTCGGCGGCCGAGGCGAGCGTGGTGACAGAGAAGAGATCCATCCATCCAATCCATCCATGGGAGGAGCGGGGCACCACGACGTGCATTTCTTGGACGCGTGCTTCCTCTGCCGGAAGCCGCTCGCCAGCAACCGCGACATCTTCATGTACAGGTATTAACAACGGCACCGCTATTATTCCCTCTCCCTCGCTTCTTCGTTCCTCTTGCTGTTTTCGAAACGGCGCCCTCAGCTCACATGCCTGCCGGCGAAACAGAGGCGACACGGCGTTCTGCAGCGACGAGTGCAGGAGCGCGCAGATGGCGGCGGACGAAGCGGCGGAGAGGAACAAGGCCATGGCCAGCGCGGTGACACATGGGGCGCTGCCCGCCAGGGAAGCGGAAGCGGAAGGCCCACGGGAACGGGAGCGCGGCAAGGTCCGGGCCGGGTCCATCCTGGCCCTGTAACCAAAGTCTCTCGATCTCAATCTGCCTGTGCACGGGCATGGCAGTTTTCTTTTCTCtagctttaggccttgtttagttccgaaaaattttgggaaatggacactgtagcattttcgtttttatttaacaaatattgtctaatcatggagtaactaggctcaaaagattcgtctcgtcaatttcgaccaaactgtgcaattagtttttattttcgtctatatttaatactccatgcatgcgtctaaagattcgatgtgacggggaatctgaaaaattttgcaaaattttctaggaagtaaacaaggccttaccttACGAGACGCGCCACCGGAGGTCGTCAGATTAGTGTACACgggtttgtgtgtttttttgtTGAAAAAAACCCTTTGGGGATCATCCGCTGCCGTGTTGGTTCTTGCATGGTTTGCATCTTGCAAATGTTGCATTGCTTGGTGGTGTGGTCCATGTACACTGCACGTACGTACTACGTATTATGCATTATTAGTTAGTCTACTACAAGGAAATAATAATCAATAATTGCGTGATGTGGAGACGCTGTATGTATATTGCTTTAAGAAATGTTGATCCGTCTCTATCTGTACGTACTACTATGGTTATTATCGCGTGTAAGAAAGTTTGGAGCTACGTCACCGCACCGGTGACGTATGATCGTTTGATGCAACCGGACAGGACGGCGGGGAGCACGTGGCGGCTAGCTGGAGACACCTCACACTGTGATGATCACAGGAATTAATACTGACCAGTGTGATGCTAGTGCTTAATTATATACTGTATATATTTTGGACGTGCACTACAGTTTTGACTCAACCGCTCAGCCGCCAGCACCACCCTTTAGTTTTCAATCCATCCGGCTCGTTCAAACAAACTACGTGGACCAATCCCATCACCGATGAATTATATTAAACCGATTGCTATTAACAAATATAATGGGGCATCACTGATGAACCAATGTCTTCGTGCTCGCCCTGGGAAAACCGGAGCAGGGCCCGCTAGCTGTTACGTTCTTGATTCTTGCATCGCATCTCATCAGAGCGGATGGTGTCGCGTCAGCGGACAGTTCATCAACCGGGCCGGGACCGCGAAACGCATCGCGTGGAGGCGCCGGTCCGCGCACGCCGAGTTGCCGACATGTGTAATGTGTTCGCGGAGTGTACACATGCATGCCTTTGGCACGGCACACGCATGCACGGCTGCATGATTAATCCGAGAAAAGGAGACGTGCGACCTGCCGAGATCGAGCCATGATCAAGCCTGATTGGTCACACACGACGAGACGACGGTCGGTTGCCGCCGTGCCGGTGCACTTGCTCCAGCTGCAGCTGCTCCACTAGAGAAAAGGTGGCAGCGGCAGTGGCAGAAACAGTGGCTAGCAGGCGGAATCAGTGGCCGGCCAAGCTGGGTCACCCGTGAGTCTGTCACCGTCAATTTCGTTTGCCTTTGTTGCCTGGGGCCTGGGGGCTGGGTCTGGGACGGTACAGGTCGGAGCAAATGGACAAGCCACCGTGACGTACCCGGCGCCCGGCGGGGACGGGAACACGCACGATCTCGGATTGTAGCACACCCACAGTATCGGACATCGGATGATCGGAGTATCAACCGGGCAGGGCAGGGAAGAAAAAAAGGACGCGGTATATGGCAAATCGAAGTCACACAGGTGGAATAACAAATCGCGGATAGTTGGATCCGAATCAGAAATCAGAAAGTTGATCCATCAAGTCAGTTTGTGCGTATCTCTCCGCAGTTAGCCTGATACATTCATACATTGGCCATCATAGTAATTAGGAGCCACAAGATCGCGAAACAGATATGAGTGTTGCATGCATACATTGTCTGGCTTTTGGACGGTCGGACCCGAGTGATCTAATTCGGAGAAAGTCTATTTTACTTTCTTAAATTATTTGCGTTCTCAAACTCTAAAACCAAATATCTTACCTTTGAATTCTCATAACCCTTCAAATTAATTAGATACTTGATATGTTTTTAAACCACATAAATGTTGTTTCAATAAGATTTAAAAATCCCAAAAAACCTAGAGATAGAATGGGATATGATAAatccaaataaaaatatttaaatatCATAAAGAAATATTTAAAAACTTTAAATAATCGGATATAGGAAAAACAGGAAAGTGTCTAGAAAGCTCTCATATTGTTTTTAAACTTTGCATGACAAAAATATGAAATACAACATACATTAGTGTTGAATGCATTTGTGCTGGTTGCATATTATGTTTTTTGTTGCTAGTTGTTTCTAAAACACATTTACATATCCATTATATtgtgttttataattttttaacGTTTAGACATCCTTTTTCTAGAGTTAAATCTAATTTTTATGAAGCATCTAGAGATATCTCAATGAGCTCTAAATATATTTGCATTTTGTATACCAGTCTTTTTCTAAAAGTTTGTTTGAAATTTTAAAAAGCTTAGAGAAATTTTTTGTGGATTTCAAATATTGTCAAGTATTTAGTGAATTTCTTcaataaaaaagacaaaccaCCTTCAAAACTACTCCAAAACAGGAAAGATAAAGTAATTTAAGTGGTCTTGACAGTCCAAAGTAAGATGTCTTGTTTTAGAGTTCAAGGAGAAAAATTCATAATACGATGATAGTCCAAAGAGTTTTTTTTAGGGAACATGACAGTCCACCTAATTTCAGCTTCATGTCATGCACGAACAGATCATGCACCTTCATGATAATGGGCTGGGTGGACCTCAGTTTCATGTTAAGGCCGAACAGATCATGCACCTTCATGTAAATGGTGGGTTGGGTAGACTCATATGAGCCCATTTATAACAAGGCACAAAATTGACGAGGATATATGTCTCATTGAATCAGTACCGGGTTGTTATGCTCGAACACTTTTTTTTGGGCCTTCACGGATTTCTTTtatcattttttaaaaaaagcaaAATTCTTTTAGCATAAAGCTTTAGATAACctgattttgtttttcttgtAAATAAATGACATCTCCATGGACGACATGGGAACACATGGCGACACGGAAAATCACCTGAACACTTTCTTCTAAGAATTAAACACTACACATTTGTTTTTACCTAATCTCTTTGTCAAATTGAGCAGAAGAAATGTctaactcaggccttgtttagttccaatttttttttttgcaaaatgaatactgtagtattttcgtttgtatttgacaaatatagtGTAATCAAGGacaaactaggctcaaaagatttatctcgtaaattacagacaaactgtgcaattagttattatttttatctatatttaatgctccatgtatgcgccgcaaaattcgatgtgacaagaaatctgaatttttttgcaaaaatttttggaaactcaaCAAGGTTAACATATTTTATATGTTTTGAAGTATACCATATTTCCATGCGCTGCAGCTAAAGTAGACTGCGAACAGTGAGACATAGTATtagtaataataaaaataaacaaataaaaataaacgGGAGCACATGCACATAGCATTAGCAAAGAGCCCCTGCAAAACCCTACCTCATCCCACCGCTCGCATCTCACGGGGAAGACTGGTATGCTCGCCGCCGCCTGGAGGCTGTCGCAGCGAGCCGTCACGTCTCCTCTCCTAGGCATCGGGCGATCCCAAATCCGAAACCCTTTCTCCACCATGGCGTCTCTCTCGCCGGCAGCTGCCTCGCCGAAGAGGCTGAGGGTCTACTCGTCCCCCGCCGCCGACGGCGCCGGGGCGGGAAGCGGCAAGCGCGTGGGGACCCACAACGGCAGCTTCCACTGCGATGAGGCGCTCGGCTGCTTCCTCATCCGCCTCACCTCCCAGTTCGCCGGCGCCGACGTCGTCCGCACCCGTGACTCCCAGGTCACTTTCTCGCGGTTACCGCGGCTACCTGCTCGATTATCCTAGCATTCTTACTTGCTTCCCCCAGTTTCATTTTTGTTTTAAATTTTAACTTCTCGAATGACTTTGGGTGGTGAGTGTTGACTGGTTCATGCGAGCATTCATAGACTTTATATGTTGAGTGGAGTGTCCACACGTCCCTAGATGCGAATTTATGTTGCTGAATCGTGTTGATATATCTCCAAATTTTGTAAGCTCATGTGCAAAAATACTGTCAGAATGAGCCACAAGGATGTTTTTTCCCTCTCCCTAACACATCAGCTGTACCCATGCACTTGCTTAGGTGTTGTTTGGTTTGATGAATGAGGATCTTCTCACTCGTCACTTTTTTGTGCGGTTTTGAGGAATGGATGGGTTGATCTATCACCACTTCGTCCTCACAAACTCAATAATTTGCCCACACAAGCTAATAATTAGTCGTGGCATGAGTTATGTATTGATTCCACCAAAATTCATTCCTTGAACCAAACAACCCCTCAGATTTCATACCGCTATACTACAAGGTCCGAATTGAAACCTTAGAAATTTAGTGAATGTGTGTATTTCGTCCTGTCTATATATGCTAAATGGGTCCTTTGGTTTAATACACTGTTGAATTGCCTTGGTACACATGGTAAATAATCCATTTGTTCATTACCTAAAGTCTGTTGTTGGTATATAAGTGCAATAATAGGGCTGCATCCTGCAACTGCACTCATGTATTTGCCTCCATTTCTTGAACTTCGATATAGATCCTTGATACATTGGATGCTGTTCTTGATGTTGGGGGTGTCTATGATCCCAGTCGCCATCGCTATGATCATCACCAGAAGGGCTTCAGTGAGGTTTTTGGACATGGATTCAACACAAAACTTAGCAGTGCTGGACTTGTCTACAAGGTACTTCCCATGGACAATGCAAATTTTGTATTTCTTTCTACAAAGTTCCATTGCCCTCAGCGACAACACTTACATATAATCCTCTGAGAAGTAAGATTTTGTTGTGAAGTTCGGTGACATCTGCTGTTCGGTTTTCAACTGCACCACACGACCTGGTGGATCCTTTGATGGGACACACAGCTTTTATTTTGTATGCACAGCATTGCCATGATGTGCTAATTTATTGAGGCTTACAAGTTGCACATTGAAGATTGTTATTAGTAT is a window encoding:
- the LOC8078390 gene encoding uncharacterized protein LOC8078390 translates to MEFTSSYFHAFGNPDFAAVFSGGSAQAHRPRRSTDGSAKAAEDGRSPTSATARRAPSMFCVPDTEAEEPNSFLDECTLCRKALCGDIFMYRGDTPFCSDDCRREQIEMDRIRHRRKKQQALVAAQQQAAAAAMAQRDQRTQRQLQPQH
- the LOC8078391 gene encoding uncharacterized protein LOC8078391 codes for the protein MGGAGHHDVHFLDACFLCRKPLASNRDIFMYRGDTAFCSDECRSAQMAADEAAERNKAMASAVTHGALPAREAEAEGPRERERGKVRAGSILAL